Part of the Quercus lobata isolate SW786 chromosome 6, ValleyOak3.0 Primary Assembly, whole genome shotgun sequence genome, AGTCTGCCAATTCAGTACAAAACCTAAAGCTTAGCACTTCTAAATTCACTAGCTTTCCAATTCCTTCAGGTAGTGCTGCCAACTTATGACAATTGGTGATGCTGAGTTTTCTTAGGTGGAAAATATCACATAGCCCAACAGGCAATTCCACCGAATCATTGCAATAGTCAATGCTTATCTCTATTAGATTTGGCAATGCATTTGAAACCTGGAtagtaggggtgtgcatgggtcggatTATGGTAATTTTTTGACCAAACCCACCATgatgggtcaaaaaaaattcaatccaacccaacccatcacatggGTTCAactcgacccaacccgacccatgggttggacaattttttttatttctattattaaattgagccaaaaaaaaaaaaatcacatttacCACCtaaattgataaacaaaatatacattaatatataaactaatatttcAACTCAATTATCCAACTGagataataaacaaaatatatatgaactATTGAACTAGTGTCCTAAGTTCTTAActcaattataaacaaaatatatgtaACTGAGTCAGTAAACAAAATATACAGAACTAGCATCCTAAGTTCCTGAGCcagttataaacaaaatatatcaagagtttataaacaaaatatacagaACTTGTTCTACGAATGGATTTCAAAAGAATTCTATAATAGTCCCACTCAGAACTAAAATATCCAAGCTATCCAGATTCCAGCATTCCAATTTCCAACTAATCTTCCTCTTCCACTGTTATGGTGCTTTGAGATGCAAACTCcgagacaaataaaaaaaacaataaattataaagtgaaatttcaaaacccaaaagacTTATAtgacaatttaaaaattacagtcataaaaaaaaaaaaaaaatacttagttGAAAAATTACCTGATTCAAGACTCTCATAGGATTTAACTTCTTCCATTGCTTCTTGAAGATCAATTACATCAGTAGCTCTTAACCAATTCTGAGCACAAATCAACATTTCAACTGTGTTAGGCAATAAAGAGCTTCGAAATGTATCCAACACACGACCCCCAGTACTAAATGCGAACTCAAACGCAACTGTGGAGAGAGGAATGGCTAACACATCACGAGCTACTTTTGAGAGAAGCCGATATTTTGAGGAATTCACCTTCCACcaattcaaaatacaaaaatttggagaatccTCTTCCACACAATCAGCCAAATATCTTTCCACCTCTGACTTACTTTCCAAACTATCCATTGCCAAATGCTTCTTATAAATAGATTTCACCAATGTGTGAGGATCTTGTATAGGTCTAGGCTCAACATTGCTTGAAGAAGAGCCATCTTGACCTTGCCCATTTGAATACCCATCACAATTACAATAGTGCTCATACATACGAACAAGAGTCTTTTTCACCTTTTTTGTCATGTCATCTGCCACTGCCCCTGAATTCCATTTGGCAAaccaaaaatttacaaacctcaACTTGTACCTTGGGTCTAGTACAACAGCAACAAACATCATCAAATTAAGCCTCTCAATGTCCCCCCaatacttttcaaatttttcatgcatttccctTGCCATCATACTCAAAAGAGGATCATCACTTTCACACAAGTTTGTCAATTCAATCTTCATCACACAAAGTTCATGAAAAAATACATTAGATGTGACATATAGAGAACCAGAAAATCGTAATGTAACTTCATAAAACAActtcaaaaatttcacaaataccTTCACATTATCCCAATCCTTAAAATCAGGTGgtcctaatatttttttcccacttCCATCATCCAAAAAGTAACGAATATATTGTGCATCATTAACACGTAATCTTTCAAATGCCCTTTGAAATTTTTCTGCATTCTCTAGCATCATGTAGGTCGAGTTCCATCTAGTTGGAACATCAAGACATACACAACCCTTGCTAGCAATCTTCACTTTTTCCACACATGCTTTAAACTTATCATACCTAGATGGAGAGGACCTCACATACCTTACTGCATTACGGACTTTAACAATTGACTCATGAAGGCTTTTCAAACCTTTCATCACAATAAGATTCACAATGTGTGCACAACATCTCATGTGCATAAACTCACCATTCAAGATAGAAACACCCCCACTCTTTAGTTATCCTATCCAAGTAGGTTACTATCCCACTGTTAGAGGCTGCATTGTCAACTGTGAGGGtgaaaattttatcaatgcCCCAACTAAGCAACAATGACTCCACTACCTTTCCAATGGTTTCACCTTTGTGATTAGGGACTTGacgaaaatttaaaattcttttgtgATATTGCCAATCATCATCAATGAAATGGGCAGTAAGGCAcatgtaattaatattttggatTGAAGTCCAAGTGTCAGTGGTGAGAGAAATCCTTTGagtagatttttttaaaaatattttcaatctaTCCCTCTCTATTGAATAAAGTCTTATACAATCTCTCGCAACAGTGGTGCGAGTTGGAACAATGAACCTAGGCTGCAACACATTACTATAATACCTAAACCCTTCATgctcaacaaatttaaatgacaaTTCATCCACAATAATCATCCTAGCGAGTGCTTCCCTACACATGCTCTCATTGTAACTTACAACAATAAGACTATTACTATTAGCACCCTCCGCATCATCACTCCTTTTAGGTTTAAAAGCTAAAGTCATTTGAGTTTTATCCTGCTTATTCTTTTTACCataagtatattttttacaCCAAGATTCCAAATGAGTTCTTAAGTTAGTAGTGCCATAAGTTTTTGACCCAGCAGCATAAGTTTTACCACAATACTTACATTCAGCTCTCTCACCTTCTAATAAGATGAAGTGACCCCATACATATGACGTCTGGTTAGGTTTTTTTATACCTTCTGCTTCTATGGAAGGGAGATTTGAGGCAACAGTACTAGTGTCTGCTGTCGCCATTTGAG contains:
- the LOC115950559 gene encoding zinc finger BED domain-containing protein RICESLEEPER 2-like — encoded protein: MHMRCCAHIVNLIVMKGLKSLHESIVKVRNAVRYVRSSPSRYDKFKACVEKVKIASKGCVCLDVPTRWNSTYMMLENAEKFQRAFERLRVNDAQYIRYFLDDGSGKKILGPPDFKDWDNVKVFVKFLKLFYEVTLRFSGSLYVTSNVFFHELCVMKIELTNLCESDDPLLSMMAREMHEKFEKYWGDIERLNLMMFVAVVLDPRYKLRFVNFWFAKWNSGAVADDMTKKVKKTLVRMYEHYCNCDGYSNGQGQDGSSSSNVEPRPIQDPHTLVKSIYKKHLAMDSLESKSEVERYLADCVEEDSPNFCILNWWKVNSSKYRLLSKVARDVLAIPLSTVAFEFAFSTGGRVLDTFRSSLLPNTVEMLICAQNWLRATDVIDLQEAMEEVKSYESLESEFASQSTITVEEED